The Acidobacteriota bacterium region CGGGCGCCGGTAGGCGCGCCGCGCCAGCCCCGCCAGGATCTCGTGGGCGCAAGAGGCCTCCGCCGCGGTATCCGCCGGGCGGCAGGTGAAGATGCGCTCGCGTGACGGGGTCTCGGTCACGCCGGAGCCGCCGTAGGGGCCGGTAATCGTCACGCTGCGCACGAACGGCTGCTGCCCGGCCAGGCCGCCGGGGTTGCCGGCCACCCGCGGGTTCGGGAACGGCTCGCGCACCTGCTCGACCAGCGCCGAGGGCTTCTTGAAGAAGGTGACGCCCACCTCGCGCGGGCCGGCCGCCACGGGCATCCGGAAGTCCACTGTGGATGCCTGGGCGTACATGTTGTTCGACGCGCCGTCCCGCTGCGGGCCCAGCGTCACCAGTCGCACCGGCTCGCCGTCCAGCGTCACTTCCAGGTCGTGGTTCTCGCGCAGCCCCCGCGTGCCGGTCAGCTCGACCCGCACGTCGTACTCGGCGTCGCGCGGAAACAGGTGCTCGATGTAGAGGCCGCCCCGCGTGCCGAACGGCAGCGCCTCGACGCGGCCGTGCTGCGGCAGGTCCTGCGCCGCCTCGTAGGTGTCGGCCGACATCGCGGGCGGCGGGCTGCCGACGGCCAGGCGGCTGATGGTGCGCGCCGCCGCCAGATAGCGTTCCATCAGCGACTGCGACATCCGCAGCAAGCCGCCGATGTTGTCGAAGCCGAAGCTCGCGTCGTCGGCCGGGAGGAACTCGTCCGCGTCTATCTCCACCGCCAGCAGATCCCGGATGGCGTTGGTGTACTCCGTGCGATTCAGGCGATGGAAGGTGGCCGTCCGGCCCGGATCGCGGGTCTCGGCCCAGGCGCCGTCGAGCTCGCCTTCCAGCCAGGTCAGGAACGCCTCGAGCTCGTCGGCCGGGGGGCGCGGCCGGCCGGCCGGCGGCATCACCCCGCCGCGCAGCTTGCGGACGACCTTCTCCCAGCGGTCCGCGTGGCTGCCCACCTCGCCGAGATCGAGCGTGTCGAGGGTGAGGCCGACGGCGCGGAGCTGACCGACCAGCGGCGAGGCGGCGCGGCCCCGGCCGCTGACCATCTGCTCGTTGTGGCAGGTGACGCAGTAGCGGTCGAGCAGCGCACGGTGGGGGGCTCTATCGTCCGATCGCGCCGCGGCTGCCGCCGCCTGGACGGCCGGCGCCGCGACGGATTCCGCTGCCGGCTCTTGCCCGGCCGACGCCGCGGTGACCATTCCGGCGACCGCGAACGCGGCCACCGAGACGAGCAACGCCACACTGGTCTTCGTCACTAAGGCGCACCTCACCCGCTTGGTTCCGGAACCCTGCATGCTATTGGCTGGCGGCGGACGTGTCAACGACTACCAGATCTCGTCCCGTTCCAGACGGAATCCCGCCAGGAGGGGATCGGCCGACAGGTACGCCGGCGCCTGGAGGCACTCGACCGAACCGTCCGGCAGGTAGACGAAGACCTCCGCCCGCAACGGATCGATCAGCCAGCCGAGGCCGGCGCCGTTGTCCACGTACTCGCGCATCTTGTCCTGTAGAACCGGCAGGCTGTCGGTCGGCGAGCGCAATTCCACCACGAAGTCCGGACACAGCGGAAGAAAACGGCTGCGCTGACGCTCCGTCAGGGCATTCAGCCGCTCGCGGAGTACCCAGGCAGCGTCCGGAGAGCGAACCGCGCCGTTCGGGAGGACGAAGCCGCAGGAGGAGTCGAAGCAGGTCCCAGCTCCGTTCCGACTGGCCCAGTTCGCGAGTTGTCTCACGATCTCGGCGTTCCTGCGGCTGGTGTCGCCTCCGGCGGGCGGCATGATGGATAGACCTCCCCCGGCCGCGCGCTCGATGCGCAACTCGCGGTTCAACCGGCACAACTCGTAGAACTGATCGTCGTCGAGGCGCACGACCGGCGGAAGCGCCAGAAACAGACGGCCAGCTTCCCTGTCTCCGTCGAGTTCCGCGTGCCGTAAGGGCGTCGTCATCGTCGCCGGCTCTTCCGGTTGGCCGCATCCAGCGTACTACACCCGGCGGATCCCCGACCCGACGCTCCGATGCGCGTCGGAGGCACCCAACAGTTCCTCAGGACGGTCGCCAGGATCGGATTCACGCTCGACCGCATGGAGGGTAGCCACATGATCCTGATCGGCCCAACCGGCCGACGGCTCACGGTCCCGAGGCACCGCGAATTGGGTCGGGGCCTTCTCAGGGCGCTGATTCGCGACGCCGGCCTGACACGGGAGGAATTCCTCCAACTTGTCCGTTGACCATCCGGCCGACGCAAGGACACAGCTTCTGGCTGGTGGTTGGAGTACTCCCCGAGCGGCCCGGTGATACGCTCGTACGGTTACATGGCTCTTACGCGACGTTCGGTGATCAAGGGCGCCGGTGCCGCCGGCTCGCTGCTGCTCGCGGGCGGAATCCCGGTCTGGGCCAAGACCGGCCAGCCGGGCGTGCCGCCTGTGCCGCGCGACTACCTGCGGCTGTCGTCCGCGCTGCTGGGGATCGAGGCCGCCGCATTGGAGCCAGCGCCGCGGCCGGGCGGTGCGCCGCTCGCCGACACGTTCCATGCTCTGTGCGGCGAGGCCGCCCCCGATGCGCTCGCAGCCCTGCTCGCCGAGTTCGGACAGGCCTCTACCGGTAGCACCTCGGCGGCGGGCGTCGCCCGGCGCCTGCTGGAAACCGAAGGGAGCCCGCGGCCCGACGGCGTGGGCGCAGTGGCGCGGCTGACGATGCTGATGTGGCTCTACGGCGTCTGGTACGGCGGGATGGAGACGGCCCGCATGCCGGGCTCGGCCGCCTACCTCGCCCCAGCCCACCGCACGGACCTGGTCGTCTCCGTCGACGCGTACCGCAACGCCTGGATCTGGCGGTTCGCGCAGACGAGCCCTGCGGGTGTCGCGGGAACGCCGGGGAACTGGTCGGAACCCCCGCCCGACCT contains the following coding sequences:
- a CDS encoding DUF1592 domain-containing protein, whose translation is MQGSGTKRVRCALVTKTSVALLVSVAAFAVAGMVTAASAGQEPAAESVAAPAVQAAAAAARSDDRAPHRALLDRYCVTCHNEQMVSGRGRAASPLVGQLRAVGLTLDTLDLGEVGSHADRWEKVVRKLRGGVMPPAGRPRPPADELEAFLTWLEGELDGAWAETRDPGRTATFHRLNRTEYTNAIRDLLAVEIDADEFLPADDASFGFDNIGGLLRMSQSLMERYLAAARTISRLAVGSPPPAMSADTYEAAQDLPQHGRVEALPFGTRGGLYIEHLFPRDAEYDVRVELTGTRGLRENHDLEVTLDGEPVRLVTLGPQRDGASNNMYAQASTVDFRMPVAAGPREVGVTFFKKPSALVEQVREPFPNPRVAGNPGGLAGQQPFVRSVTITGPYGGSGVTETPSRERIFTCRPADTAAEASCAHEILAGLARRAYRRPVTAGEMQVLLDFYAQGRRGGSFEDGVELALRRLLVSPEFLYRIESDPVRAAPGKPYRVPDLDLASRLSFFLWSSIPDDELLDAAEQGRLSDPDELERQVRRMVADPRSQTLTTNFAAQWLQLRNLETTVRPGDPFSVAFDESLRQSMLRETELFVDRIVRDDRGMVELLTADYTFLNERLAEHYGIPGVTGSHFRRVDLPADGNRRGILGHGSILTLTSHAIRTSPVLRGKWILDNLLGTPPPDPPPNIPALNDQRTQAKRPTLRARMEAHRNNPACSACHSMIDPTGFALENFDAIGRWRVVDESFNAIDPSGVLPDGRAFADVAGMRRALADNAGQFVTTVTEKLMTYALGRGLEANDMPTLRRIVRAAAADDYRFQTVILGIVKSDPFLMRRAQS
- a CDS encoding Uma2 family endonuclease, which encodes MTTPLRHAELDGDREAGRLFLALPPVVRLDDDQFYELCRLNRELRIERAAGGGLSIMPPAGGDTSRRNAEIVRQLANWASRNGAGTCFDSSCGFVLPNGAVRSPDAAWVLRERLNALTERQRSRFLPLCPDFVVELRSPTDSLPVLQDKMREYVDNGAGLGWLIDPLRAEVFVYLPDGSVECLQAPAYLSADPLLAGFRLERDEIW
- a CDS encoding addiction module toxin, HicA family gives rise to the protein MRVGGTQQFLRTVARIGFTLDRMEGSHMILIGPTGRRLTVPRHRELGRGLLRALIRDAGLTREEFLQLVR
- a CDS encoding twin-arginine translocation signal domain-containing protein, whose amino-acid sequence is MALTRRSVIKGAGAAGSLLLAGGIPVWAKTGQPGVPPVPRDYLRLSSALLGIEAAALEPAPRPGGAPLADTFHALCGEAAPDALAALLAEFGQASTGSTSAAGVARRLLETEGSPRPDGVGAVARLTMLMWLYGVWYGGMETARMPGSAAYLAPAHRTDLVVSVDAYRNAWIWRFAQTSPAGVAGTPGNWSEPPPDLADFLRDA